A genomic window from Slackia heliotrinireducens DSM 20476 includes:
- a CDS encoding TetR/AcrR family transcriptional regulator, translating into MRKRPDKTAQTKAEFREAFLQLYATTPINKMTVGQVCERAGYNRGTFYLHYQDLYDVLEQIENDLLDGMTACVEACMKRLSQDSSKLSCIAACADVVAYYERNKDSIAILLGENGDPAFVHRLKNNLKPLWRTYVVGESAERSEAELDLALEFALTGTLYMISEWLSDSRGVSAYRLAHLVYDFSIRDVRRRSEL; encoded by the coding sequence ATGAGAAAACGACCTGACAAAACTGCGCAAACCAAAGCCGAGTTCCGCGAAGCGTTCCTGCAGCTGTACGCGACGACGCCCATCAACAAGATGACCGTGGGGCAGGTCTGCGAGCGCGCCGGCTACAACCGCGGTACCTTCTATCTGCACTATCAGGACCTGTACGATGTACTGGAGCAGATCGAGAACGACCTGCTCGACGGCATGACGGCCTGTGTCGAAGCCTGTATGAAGCGCCTGAGCCAGGACTCGAGCAAGCTCAGCTGCATCGCCGCTTGCGCCGACGTGGTGGCTTACTACGAGCGCAACAAGGACAGCATCGCCATCCTTCTCGGCGAAAATGGCGACCCGGCTTTCGTCCACCGTTTGAAGAACAACCTGAAGCCCCTGTGGCGCACTTACGTTGTGGGCGAGTCGGCGGAGCGCTCCGAAGCCGAACTGGACCTGGCGCTCGAGTTTGCCCTGACAGGGACGCTGTATATGATTTCTGAATGGCTGTCCGATTCGCGCGGCGTGTCCGCCTACCGGCTGGCGCACCTGGTCTACGACTTCTCCATTCGTGACGTGCGCCGACGCTCGGAGCTGTAG